The window TGTTACCGTTACGCCTCACTTTAGCTTTCGGCGCAGCCATCTCCAGCAGCGCTTCCATCGCTTTCTCAGCCCTGCCTTCCTGTAACGTCCCGATGACGGCATTGAGCACAATGACCCCGAAAATCACTATCGCATCTATGAAATGCTCCTGGCCGGTAAAGAACTGCGCCAGCAGAGAAATAATGCCGGCAGCGAGCAAAACGTAGATCATAGGGCTGCGGAACTGCCGCAGGAAGACCACAATCAGAGGAGTCTGTTTCTTGCCCACCAGTTCATTGGCACCGTACCGGATAACACGTTCTTTGGCTTCATTCTCGGTCAGACCGGAAATCCGGGAGCCGGTCTTCGTTAAGGCTTCTTGGCAGGGAAGATTGTGCCAGTTAGTTCCGGGGTTTTCCGTAGGAATGGGGCTATCCTGATTTTTGCTGGATTTCATGCCTTTAGCTCCAACAGAGTAGCTCCACCGATATAGTCTGTATCTTCAAAATAGCAGATAAGCAGAGCCGGAGAGCTATATTTTTACTATCTCGGCAGTGATCTCATCGCCAACAGTCAGTATTCCGAAAGAGTCCCTGGCACACCCCGGGTTAAATAACAGGCTGCCCCGGATAAACTCCTGATACGCCTGGTGCGAATGGCCGTAAATAATAATATCCACGTCATCGAACATCCCCCTCACTCTGCCGGTTATCCCCCAGGGCGCTCCCGAACCGTGGGTGAGTCCGAATCTCTTGCCGTCAACCAAGAATAGCTCTTTTTGCGGTAATATCCTCCTGAGTTCGCCTGAGTCCATGTTGCCGCAGACAGCTTTTACCGGCGCTATTGACTTAAGCCCATCGAGAAGGGCTTTTCCGGTGAAATCACCGGCATGGATAATCAAATCCACTCCGGCCAGCGCGGCTAGAATCGGAGCCGCCATTTCATTCAACTCCGCAACATGAGTATCCGAAACCACTCCGATCCGCACTGTTACCCCTCCATCCCATTCTCCGCTCCCTGTTCAAAGCCCGGCAAAAGGTGCTTCAGATGAGGGAAGCTGTCTTTCACATTGGGAAACCACATCGCCCGGGTAAAGACCTTGTCGAAGTCCGGCGCTAGAGTCAGTTCCAAATACTCCACCTCCCGCGCTCTCCGGTCAGCCTCCACCCTCTGGTCCACATTGAGCAGGGCTATCCGTGCTCCGTCACCGGCGGCATTGCCTACGGCATAGACCTCCTCCTGGGCACAATCGGGAAACATCCCTATTATCGCCGCCGACTCTTTATCGATACAACTGCCGAAGGCCCCCGCCAGAATAATCTTGTCCAGTTTATCAATACCCAGCCGACGCATCATCAGCCTGGCACCGGCATACATCGCCCCCTTGGCCAGCTGAATATTTCTTACGTCCTGCTGGCAGACCACAATATCCTGACCGATGGAGGTCTCTCCGGCCCAGGCAATGACAAACTCCGGCCCGCCCTCAGCCTTGCGCAGGCGAAGCGTGCCCACATCCGTGTTAAACCGACCGGTACGGTCGATAACGCCCGCGAGAAATAGCTGCGCCACCGCGTCAATGATACCCGAGCCGCAGATGCCGCTGGCCCCTACCTCATCCAAGTCGGTACTCCAGCCCTCCTTACCGATAACCTTAAAACGCACCTCACGGGTCTCCGGGTCTATTTTTACCTTTTCGATAGCTCCCGGCGCAGCACGCATCCCATACCTTATCTCAGCCCCCTCGAAAGCGGGGCCGGTAGCACATGACGCCGAGACAAGCCGGTCCCGGTTGCCCATTATTAGCTCTCCGTTGGTACCGACATCAATTATCAGTACCATGCTATCCTGACGGTAGGGCTCTTCGGCAATGAGCACCCCCACATTATCCGCACCTACGAAACCGGCCTCGACAGGCAGGAAATGAACGTAAGCCCCCGGGGATATTCTAAGCCCCAGTTCACGTGCCTTGATATCCAGTGAACGGTGCAACGCGGGAGGAAACGGCGACTGTCCGAGATACCCGGGATCAATACTCAGGAAGATGTGATGCATACAGGTATTACCGACAACGGCCATATCAACGATAGCGCTCCGCTTGATTCCGGCCCGGGCGGCAGCCTTCCCCGCCAGCTCATTGATCCCGCGGATAATAGCCCGGTTCATCACCTCCAGACCATCTTTACAGGTCATCGCATAGTTGATACGGGCTATCACGTCTTCACCATAGGATACCTGCGGATTCACCATAGATTCGGTAGCGATGACATCTCCGGTGGAAACCCGGCAGAGATAGGCCGCCACGGTGGTGGTACCGATATCCACCGCCAGCCCGTAGCTATTCCCGACAACTCCGGGCTCTACCCCGATGACTTCCCTGCCCATCCAAAGCGATACGGTTATCCTCCAACTACCCTGGCGTACCACCTTTTGCAGGCTGCGGAGAGCCTGATAGTCGATAGTCAGATTAACGAGCTTAAACCTCTTCTTAAGCTCGGCCTGCAGCCGTTCCCAATCGCCCAGGGCATCATCCAGGGTAGCCGGCTTAAGCTCCACGCAGTATTTCCTGACCGCCGGCTTCAGCTCAACCGTTATTTCCCGGGCTGCCTTACGCACAACCTGATTTGCCAGCCGACTCTCTTCGGTAACGGAGATAATAACGTCGCCACGAATACGGGCCTGACAGGCCAGGCGGTAACCATCACGCTGCTGCCTGGATGTTAGCAGCCCCTTTTCCGTCTTGTTGAGAGGAGAGAGGTTCTCCATCCGGGACTCGATGCCGTACCGGGGGGAAATACCCTCTTCTATCCTGACTTTGCATTTGCCACAGGTGCCTTCGTCACCACATAGCCCTTCTATGCCGACGCCCAGTTCCCGTGCCGCCTGCTTGATACTCTTACCGCTACCGATATCACCACGCCGTTCCGAAGGCTGAAAGACGACCTTTACCTGTCCCGAACCCTTTGACATCGCGTATCTTCCTTATCCTGCTTATATCCAAATTCCTCTTTTATCTTCTTCCCATCAGCCAAAGAACAATTCCGCCACCTGATAGACCTTCATATCCATCCATCTGATATGACCGGCTACCTTTGCCAGAGGGACCGCAGTAATACTATTACCCTGAAGAGCTGTCATCTCTCCGTATCTTTTTTCCTCGACAAGCCGGGCCGCCTTGACGCCAAACTGTATCGCCAGGTTCCTGTCGTAGGCCACCGGGGTACCTCCCCTCTGGATATAATCCAGTGAAGAAACCCGGGCCTCCAGACCCGTCCTCCCCTCAATAATTGCCCCGACCACTTCGCCTATTCTCTCTCTCCGCCCTTCCCTACCATCAGAGGCCATCTCAGAGCCGCTGCTTCCGCTTTCTCCCTCCAACTTAACCCCTTCCGCTACGACAACAATACTGAAACTCCTGTTAATCCTGTTTCTCCGCTCCAGCATCCGGCAGAGCTGCTCCAGCCCCTCCTCATTGACAGGAATCTCCGGTATCAGTATGGCATCAGCCCCGTTAGCCATTCCGGCATAGGTGGCAATCCAGCCGGTATTACGTCCCATTACTTCAAGAAGCATTACCCGGTGATGGCTGGCGGCAGTGGAACGCAGCCTGTCCAGAGCATCG is drawn from Dehalococcoidales bacterium and contains these coding sequences:
- a CDS encoding ATP-dependent 6-phosphofructokinase, whose protein sequence is MTGGKRIGILTGGGDCPGLNAAIRATAKTAIKMGYEVIGIRNAWEGFFNGDNEVLDSINTSGIIDRGGTILGTSRVSPLRVENGPQLVFDGFEKLGLEALVVLGGEGTLTVATKLFEMGLPVVGIPKTIDNDVMETDYTIGFQTAVQIATDALDRLRSTAASHHRVMLLEVMGRNTGWIATYAGMANGADAILIPEIPVNEEGLEQLCRMLERRNRINRSFSIVVVAEGVKLEGESGSSGSEMASDGREGRRERIGEVVGAIIEGRTGLEARVSSLDYIQRGGTPVAYDRNLAIQFGVKAARLVEEKRYGEMTALQGNSITAVPLAKVAGHIRWMDMKVYQVAELFFG
- a CDS encoding metallophosphoesterase family protein translates to MRIGVVSDTHVAELNEMAAPILAALAGVDLIIHAGDFTGKALLDGLKSIAPVKAVCGNMDSGELRRILPQKELFLVDGKRFGLTHGSGAPWGITGRVRGMFDDVDIIIYGHSHQAYQEFIRGSLLFNPGCARDSFGILTVGDEITAEIVKI
- a CDS encoding ASKHA domain-containing protein, producing MSKGSGQVKVVFQPSERRGDIGSGKSIKQAARELGVGIEGLCGDEGTCGKCKVRIEEGISPRYGIESRMENLSPLNKTEKGLLTSRQQRDGYRLACQARIRGDVIISVTEESRLANQVVRKAAREITVELKPAVRKYCVELKPATLDDALGDWERLQAELKKRFKLVNLTIDYQALRSLQKVVRQGSWRITVSLWMGREVIGVEPGVVGNSYGLAVDIGTTTVAAYLCRVSTGDVIATESMVNPQVSYGEDVIARINYAMTCKDGLEVMNRAIIRGINELAGKAAARAGIKRSAIVDMAVVGNTCMHHIFLSIDPGYLGQSPFPPALHRSLDIKARELGLRISPGAYVHFLPVEAGFVGADNVGVLIAEEPYRQDSMVLIIDVGTNGELIMGNRDRLVSASCATGPAFEGAEIRYGMRAAPGAIEKVKIDPETREVRFKVIGKEGWSTDLDEVGASGICGSGIIDAVAQLFLAGVIDRTGRFNTDVGTLRLRKAEGGPEFVIAWAGETSIGQDIVVCQQDVRNIQLAKGAMYAGARLMMRRLGIDKLDKIILAGAFGSCIDKESAAIIGMFPDCAQEEVYAVGNAAGDGARIALLNVDQRVEADRRAREVEYLELTLAPDFDKVFTRAMWFPNVKDSFPHLKHLLPGFEQGAENGMEG